The sequence GTTTTTGTGGCACACCGCTGCGGTGCATTGGGGGGATGGTGCTAATAGTTTCTATCGCTATACCACCCCCACGGGGTGGAGATTTAAACACAATGCCTTCCTGAACCTTCCATTCAGAAAACACCTCTCAGAGGTGTCATAGCGATAGAAAAATGCCTCCCCCCAACCAACGCCAATTCCTCCCGGGCTGCTTTTGTTGCATATCAGAGTCCTGTTTAAAACGAATCGAACACGGAGATTACACCTAGTTAAAACGTACTTTAAACGTATAGCGTACGTCTGAAGTACGTCTAAAGTACGTCTGAAGTACGTTTGAAGTACGTCTAAAGTACGACTCAGAATCGGTTCAGAAAGGCTTCGGAAAAAGAACTCCTATAGGTTATATTTCCCTTGGGAAGGATTGGAGGGACATGGTTTGTTCAATGGATACCCTGCAGGGATCACCTGCTTGTTGAAGGGGCCATATTTTTTGTGAAAGTGATTTGCTAATGGCCTCGGAATCATACCAATAGCGAGGCTTTATCTCGATATGCCTCTTTCCAGTATGGCCAGGAACATAGGGCAGGTTTAACTGGCCGAAATTAGAATCATTGCCGGATGTAGTAAAATTTTTTCCTTAGTGGGTTTTGTGACTTCTTTTGGTCGCTTAGTGTTATAGCTGTTTCACAATACCTAAAGAAGACAGGTAAAACACAAATGGTTGATGGTTAGGGGCTTAGAGTTCAATCTGCTAATATGCTCATCCTAAAATCTTCTCATCCATGCAATCCATTAATAAGTTTCTCACCACTCATTACGTATCAAAGATCACTCACCTCTCATCTCTCACCTCTGGAATTCCACCACCTCCATATCCTTAATATCCTTCCCTTCAATGGAAAACCTTATGACCGTAATGGCCTTATGGAATCCGCTTTTGCCGGCGGCGCCGGGGTTGATGGTGAGCATGTCGAAGCGCTTGTCGAACATCACCCTGAGGATATGGGAATGGCCGCAGACGAAGAGTTTTGGGGGATTGACCTGCAGGACCGGGCGCACATCGGGGCTGTAGTGGCCGGGGTATCCGCCGATGTGGGTCATCAGCACGTCCACTTCCTCGCATTGAAAGCGCAGGACCTTGGGATAGGTGATGCGGATGTCCTGCCCGTCGATGTTGCCATAGACGCCACGCAGGGGCTTGATCTGGCTTAGGGTTTCTGCCACCTGCAGGTTGCCGAAGTCGCCCGCGTGCCAGATCTCGTCGCATGGTTCAAAGATGCGGGGCAGCTCAGGGTGCACAAAGCCGTGGGTGTCGGAGAGGAGTCCGATCCGTTTCATTCCTCTTCTCCTTCCTGGCCCAGGCCCGCCCATTTATCCTTTTTCTGCAGCAGGGCTTCTTTCTCCTGCAGCAGTTCCTCCAGCAATTCCTGCTTGCGGGCCAGGGGGGCTTTCAGCACCTCTACCTGGTTGTGGATGTCATCAGAGGGGTCTGCCTCCCCGCCTTTAAACAGGGGGTTATCGCCTGTTTCCGACAGTTCTTCAATTTGCTGCAGGTCCTTTTCAATCTCTTTTTCAAGGTCTTCCAGGCGCAGTTCCACGTCCGAGAGCTGGTAGTCGACCCTCAGTTCCATCTTATCCTTTTTGGTGGCCAGGTATTCGTCGTGGCGGTGGTTGAGGATGTCGAAGGCCTTCTGTAACTGGCTGTACAGTTCTTCACGGCGCTCGGCCTTCATTCGGATGCCCTTGAATTCGGCCTGTACGTTCTTGAGCATTTCACGGGTTTTCTTGAACTCGTTGGAGGTGCGGGCACGTTCCATGGCGTTGATCACCAGGGGCTTCAGCCTTTTGTAGTTATCAGTGGTTTCCCTGTCGCGCTCGTTGAACCAGGCCTCCTGACGGCCTTTCAGTATGTCGAAGGCCTGCTGCAGGCGCTGGTAGAGGCCTTCGCGTTCTTCGCGGGGCAGGCTGAGCTCGCGGAAGGCCTGCTGTATCTGCTTCAGGCGGTCGAAAGCCATCCTGAAATCCTCCGCTTCAGCGGCTATCCCTTCACCCTCGGCAATCATTTCTTCCAGGCTCAGGGCATTGGTCAGGCTTTCCTCTTCCAGTGTGGTTTGCCTTTCTTCGCGGCGGGGTTTCAGGGTGTCGAAGGCCTGCTGTATCTTATCGAGCAAGCCTTTGCGGGCCTCATAAGTCAGCTCCTGCTCCCTGATCTCCTGCTGCAGGGCAATGAGTTTGCTCCAGAGGGCATCCATATCGCCAGTCGTTTCTGCCTCACTGACCAGCTTCTCCACTTCGGGCAGCAGTTCTCTTTGGGCTGAAAGCGACTTTTTCTCAAGGATGCCCTGCTCCTGCGAACGCCTTTCCTTCAGCATGTCGAAGGCTTCCTGCAATTGCTGGTACAGCATTTCGCGGATCTCCTTTTGCAGCCTGATGC is a genomic window of Bacteroides sp. containing:
- a CDS encoding metallophosphoesterase family protein, producing MKRIGLLSDTHGFVHPELPRIFEPCDEIWHAGDFGNLQVAETLSQIKPLRGVYGNIDGQDIRITYPKVLRFQCEEVDVLMTHIGGYPGHYSPDVRPVLQVNPPKLFVCGHSHILRVMFDKRFDMLTINPGAAGKSGFHKAITVIRFSIEGKDIKDMEVVEFQR